The Manis javanica isolate MJ-LG chromosome 6, MJ_LKY, whole genome shotgun sequence genome contains a region encoding:
- the PTS gene encoding 6-pyruvoyl tetrahydrobiopterin synthase produces the protein MNSVGSGRSRGARVTRLVSFSATHRLHSKSLSNQENLRLFGKCNNPNGHGHNYKVEVTVHGEIDPVTGMVMNLTDLKKHMEEAIMKPLDHKNLDLDVPYFTDTVSTTENVAVYIWESLQKLLPVGVLYKVKVYETDNNSVVYKGQ, from the exons ATGAACTCGGTGGGCTCGGGCCGTTCCCGCGGGGCGCGGGTGACCCGCCTCGTCTCCTTCAGTGCGACGCACCGGTTGCACAG caAATCTCTGAGTAATCAAGAAAACTTGAGACTGTTTGGGAAATGTAACAATCCAAATGGCCATGGTCACAATTATAAAG TTGAGGTGACAGTACATGGAGAG ATTGATCCTGTCACAGGAATGGTTATGAATCTGACTGACCTCAAAAAGCATATGGAG GAGGCAATCATGAAGCCTCTTGATCATAAGAATCTGGACCTGGATGTGCCGTACTTTACAGACACCGTAAG CACGACTGAAAATGTAGCTGTATATATCTGGGAAAGCCTCCAGAAATTACTTCCTGTGGGAGTTCTTTATAAAGTAAAAGTCTATGAAACTGACAATAATAGTGTGGTCTATAAGGGACAGTAG
- the PLET1 gene encoding placenta-expressed transcript 1 protein gives MVTSTRRCIPGGTLGQVPEASSRPGRSGTDICTYDLTQELWPGAYKRVSQRSHPVPGPAVSAENKTMAAHGSTLFLLGLGLCLGVLFASASSAERNDACHFTEVFTTGPGIKANSDVYKNNTVYTVSVPVNSSISSVVLRALDTNHHPVGHWQKADEYCNSSALYHTKDSHWGLFQADWVSPNSTNVTTVELQAFMVSLNNMATLSSLKLTSIVTTTTLTSTRRTLTSTRHRTLTSTRRTALTSTRHTTLTSTRRTTLTSTRPTTLKSTRTTALTSRRTTVSTSTTLKNKPSTHPTPPTTRSLANSIFLGPMRDAIQLLLVFLTSKLLF, from the exons ATGGTGACCAGTACAAGGCGATGCATCCCTGGTGGCACCTTGGGCCAAGTTCCAGAAGCCAGTTCTCGTCCAGGAAGGAGTGGGACGGACATTTGCACGTATGACCTCACGCAGGAGCTCTGGCCTGGAGCATATAAACGGGTCAGTCAAAGGTCACACCCAGTTCCAGGCCCAGCAGTTTCCGCGGAGAACAAGACCATGGCAGCACACGGGTCCACGCTCTTCCTGCTGGGCCTTGGGCTGTGTCTCGGAGTGCTGTTCGCCTCTGCCAGCTCTGCAGAGAGGAATGACGCCTGCCACTTCACTGAGGTCTTCACCACCGGCCCTGGCATCAAGGCCAATTCGGATGTCTACAAAAACAACACGGTCTACACAG TATCCGTTCCTGTGAACAGCAGCATCAGCTCTGTGGTCCTGCGGGCACTGGACACGAACCACCACCCTGTAGGCCACTGGCAGAAGGCGGATGAGTACTGCAACAGCAGCGCCCTGTACCACACGAAGGACTCCCACTGGGGGCTCTTCCAGGCGGACTGGGTGTCTCCGAACTCTACCAACGTGACAACGGTTGAACTACA AGCCTTCATGGTCAGTCTCAACAACATGGCGACACTTTCTTCTCTGAAGCTGACAAGTATAG TGACAACCACAACCTTGACCTCCACACGGCGCACCTTGACCTCCACACGGCACAGGACCTTGACCTCCACACGGCGCACGGCCTTGACCTCCACACGGCACACGACCTTGACCTCCACACGGCGCACGACGTTGACCTCCACAAGGCCCACGACCTTGAAGTCCACAAGAACCACAGCCTTGACCTCCAGAAGAACCACAGTCTCGACCTCCACAACCCTCAAGAACAAGCCATccacacaccccaccccacccacaaccAGAAGCTTGGCCAACAGCATCTTCCTTGGCCCAATGAGAGACGCCATTCAGCTCCTGCTCGTCTTTCTCACCAGCAAACTCCTCTTCTAG